The proteins below are encoded in one region of Delphinus delphis chromosome 4, mDelDel1.2, whole genome shotgun sequence:
- the LOC132424360 gene encoding syncytin-1-like has protein sequence METPVVPRGYTHMQDCGGITAYLVQEYRVTGASQNWQCYHKPKPLPRRATCPCSTFQESMHSMCYSSYQQCIGANNKTYFTAILQNNKSPTISDDNKYLQAGCTGTPGTPVCWNTRAPTHMSDGGGPQDAVRQIETRRQIEEAYRHLYPQLSYHPLILPKVDPSELDSQTMSILEATFALLNTTNPNLAQDCWLCLPQGPPRPIAIPTFANLNISERCNPTSLPEPFPIQFSKFSTTFNTSCFVKNDSLSNASIDLGILSSTGCSQYIPVNSSLCSPNTTVFVCGSNLAYTYLPPNWTGVCTLATLLPNVDLISGDTPLPIPSFDLWAGRTKRAITVLPLLVGLGITGAVATGSTGLGVSLHSYSQLSRQLIEDVETLSGTIQDLQDQLDSLAEVVLQNKRGLDLLTAEQGGICLALKEKCCFYANKSGIVRNKIHQLQEDLARRRQELADNPLCSGFHGMLPFLLPILGPLLCLLLLLTIGPCILSKVMNFVRERINTVQLMILRTQYQPCEASEIEEMEP, from the coding sequence ATGGAGACTCCTGTTGTTCCCCGAGGGTATACTCATATGCAGGACTGCGGGGGCATAACTGCATATCTTGTTCAGGAATATAGGGTTACCGGGGCCTCTCAAAACTGGCAATGCTACCATAAGCCTAAGCCACTTCCCCGTCGAGCTACTTGCCCCTGTTCTACCTTCCAGGAATCAATGCATAGCATGTGCTATTCCTCTTACCAGCAATGTATAGGGGCCAATAACAAGACTTATTTCACAGCCATACTACAGAATAATAAAAGCCCCACCATTAGTGATGATAATAAATACCTTCAGGCTGGATGCACTGGCACCCCCGGGACCCCGGTATGCTGGAATACCAGGGCCCCCACACATATGTCAGACGGTGGGGGGCCCCAGGACGCAGTGCGCCAGATAGAAACCCGAAGACAAATAGAAGAGGCCTATCGGCATCTGTACCCACAGCTCAGCTACCACCCCCTAATTCTCCCTAAGGTCGATCCCTCTGAATTGGACTCCCAGACCATGTCCATACTAGAAGCTACTTTTGCGCTTTTGAATACCACCAACCCCAACTTAGCACAGGATTGCTGGCTCTGCCTTCCTCAAGGACCGCCCCGCCCTATAGCCATCCCCACCTTCGCCAATTTAAATATCAGCGAACGATGTAACCCTACTTCACTCCCCGAGCCGTTCCccatacaattttcaaaattttcaaccaCCTTTAATACCTCATGCTTTGTCAAGAACGATTCCCTCTCTAACGCCAGTATTGACTTGGGAATCCTTTCATCCACTGGATGTAGTCAATATATCCCCGTGAACTCCTCCCTCTGTAGTCCTAATACCACTGTCTTTGTCTGTGGAAGTAACCTAGCATACACCTATTTACCCCCGAATTGGACAGGGGTCTGCACCCTGGCCACCCTTCTCCCCAATGTAGACCTGATCTCGGGAGACACCCCGTTGCCCATTCCCAGCTTTGACCTCTGGGCAGGCAGAACCAAACGAGCCATTACAGTCCTACCCCTCCTGGTAGGATTAGGAATTACAGGAGCTGTGGCCACAGGGAGTACAGGTCTTGGGGTCTCCCTTCACTCCTATAGTCAGCTGTCTAGGCAATTAATAGAAGATGTAGAAACTCTCTCTGGGACCATTCAGGACTTACAGGACCAATTAGATTCGCTGGCCGAGGTGGTCCTACAGAATAAGAGGGGCTTAGACTTACTGACAGCTGAACAGGGTGGGATATGCCTCgccctaaaagaaaaatgttgtttcTATGCAAATAAATCAGGCATTGTAAGAAATAAGATccaccagctccaggaagacCTAGCTCGCCGCCGGCAAGAATTAGCGGATAATCCCCTTTGCTCAGGATTTCATGGGatgctccccttcctcctccccatcctgGGCCCTCTACtatgcctccttctcctcctcactaTAGGCCCCTGTATACTCAGTAAAGTCATGAATTTTGTTCGCGAAAGAATAAATACAGTCCAGCTAATGATATTAAGAACACAATATCAGCCCTGCGAGGCCTCAGAAATTGAAGAAATGGAGCCTTGA
- the LOC132424361 gene encoding LOW QUALITY PROTEIN: uncharacterized protein (The sequence of the model RefSeq protein was modified relative to this genomic sequence to represent the inferred CDS: substituted 3 bases at 3 genomic stop codons): MGQAQSTPLSLLLANFGDVKSRGHNFSLDIRRRKLITFCRSEWPTFGVGWPTEGTFCLPIILKVKSRVFLPGKEGHPDQIPYILVWQDLVENPPPWMTPFLSSGSYKILAARPTKPPKPQTRTAPILSDSQDLLLLDPPPYQSPPVAPQPVPLPAPGSTPLPLVEPPAAPPGGPPRPELEDREAEALPVPLPNENNSQGPAGRTRGRTQRDPGFHHPDSTIALPLREIGPPDETGNPRLQYWPFSTSDLYNWKTQNARFSDNPKDLIALLDSVMFTHQPTWDDCQQLLRILFTTEERERIQLEARKLVPGDNGQPTANPDLINAAFPLTRPPQDEWDYNTGEGRGRLLIYRQTLMAGLRAAARKPTNLAKVYSIVQGKTETPSSYLEGLMEAFRQYTPMDPEAPENQAAIVMSFVNQAAPDIKKKLQKLEDLEGKQIQDLLRIAQRVFNNRDAPEDKQLKATEKMTKVLAAIVQKDQEGPPATRPSRRPLDRDQCAYCKEKGHWARECPKKRQPRPNQGQWQPNATPVLFTHDTKXGGRGSDPLPEPRVTLRVEGKPVQFLVDTGAQHSVLVKPHGKISNKSSWVQGATGVKRYLWTTQRTVDLGTGRVTHTFLVIPDSPCPLLGRDLLTKMGAQIHFRPEGPIVTDPHDQPISVLTLNLEDEYRLHQEPPSQNQDIELWLQQFPEAWAETGGMGLAKHRPALFIEIKPGADPARVRQYPMPLEAKTGITPHIRRLLDLGILRPCQSAWNTPLLPVRKPNSKDYRPVQDLREVNRRVIDIHPTVPNPYTLLSALCPEKQWYTVLDLKDAFFSLPLAPKSQELFAFEWSDPERGINGQLTWTRLPQGFKNSPTLFDEALHEDLSEYRRQNPNVTLLQYVDDLLIAAETAEACLQGTRNLLRTLGTLGYRASAKKAQICRPEVTYLGYLLKGGQRWLTDARKETVLRIPRPTTPRQVREFLGSAGFCRLWIPKFAEMAKLLYLATKEQTPFEWTEEAEQSFQQIKTALLSAPALGLPDVSKPFHLFVDESKGIAKAVLTQPLGPWPRPVAYLSKKLDPVAAGWPPCLRMIAATALMVKDADKLTMGQELHVTTPHAIDGVLKQPPDRWMSNARLVHYQGLLLNPLRISYTPPRALNPASLLPDPDLDSPLHDCAEVLAQIHGVREDLRDQPLPDAQVTWFTDGSSFVQQGQRYAGAAVTSETEVIWAETLPPGTSAQKAELIALTQALKMSKGQKATIYTDSRYAFATAHIHGAIYRERGLLTAEGKDIKNKEEILALLAAIWEPKKLAIVHCLGHQKPTNPVTRGNNLADQTARKAAHTPIPLLPLQLPYPGPRELPPQPDXEDDIRWMSKLPLTQVRDGWWRDAKNNILLPERLGTLVLERIHRSTHLGARRLQDLIRQTGLKIKNVSEKTERLVADCAVCQLHNASTHPPTTGIRERGNQPGAYWEVDFTEVKPGKYGYKYLLVFIDTFSGWTEAFPTKNETARIVAKKLLEEILPRYGFPVMIGSDNGPAFVSKVSQDLASILGANWKLHCAYRPXSSGQVERMNRTLKETLTKLTMETGANWVVLLPYALFRVRNSPYKLGFTPYEIMHGRPPPIIPNLKTNLIQLDPENNLLSSLQALQRIHETIWPKLKELYATGPPPTPHQLRPGDWVLVKRHRQETLEPRWKGPYQIILTTPTAIKVDSIAAWIHHTHVKPVDPFSDLIKSTKADVTWTVDRSKNNPLKLTLRRTLPHDDQGTADSPNDSPNPQPSGHEGRIRPSPQ, encoded by the coding sequence ATGGGCCAAGCACAGAgtacccccctctccctccttctcgctaATTTCGGGGATGTAAAGTCCCGAGGACACAACTTCAGTCTGGATATCCGGAGAAGAAAACTAATTACCTTCTGCCGCTCTGAATGGCCAACTTTCGGGGTTGGCTGGCCCACCGAGGGTACCTTTTGTCTTCCTATAATCCTAAAAGTTAAATCTAGAGTCTTCTTGCCAGGAAAAGAAGGCCATCCGGACCAGATCCCCTACATCCTGGTATGGCAGGACCTGGTAGAAAACCCTCCTCCCTGGATGACTCCCTTTTTGTCATCAGGGTCATATAAGATCCTTGCGGCCCGACCAACTAAACCTCCCAAGCCTCAGACCCGAACTGCACCCATACTCTCTGACAGCCAAGACCTCCTTCTCCTAGACCCCCCCCCATATCAATCTCCTCCTGTGGCCCCACAACCAGTCCCCCTTCCTGCTCCTGGCTCTACTCCTCTCCCCTTGGTAGaacctcctgcagcccctcccggaGGGCCACCCAGGCCAGAACTGGAGGACCGAGAGGCAGAGGCACTACCGGTCCCCCTGCCCAATGAAAATAATTCCCAGGGGCCGGCTGGGCGCACTCGCGGACGCACTCAGCGCGACCCAGGGTTCCACCATCCTGATTCCACCATAGCCCTACCCCTGCGAGAAATAGGCCCTCCCGATGAGACAGGGAACCCCCGACTCCAGTATTGGCCATTCTCTACCAGTGACCTATATAATTGGAAAACCCAGAATGCCCGTTTTTCTGATAATCCTAAAGACTTGATAGCTCTTCTAGATAGCGTTATGTTCACTCATCAGCCCACCTGGGATGACTGCCAACAGCTCCTCCGGATCCTATTCACTACCGAAGAACGGGAGCGAATCCAGCTGGAGGCGAGAAAACTGGTTCCTGGAGATAATGGTCAACCCACCGCTAACCCTGACCTCATCAATGCAGCTTTTCCCTTAACTCGCCCCCCGCAGGATGAATGGGACTATAACACCGGAGAAGGTAGGGGACGACTGCTCATTTATCGCCAGACTCTAATGGCGGGTCTCCGGGCTGCCGCGCGCAAGCCCACTAATTTGGCCAAGGTATATTCAATCgtacaaggtaaaacagaaactCCCTCCTCTTATTTAGAAGGATTAATGGAAGCCTTTAGGCAGTATACCCCTATGGATCCAGAGGCCCCCGAAAATCAGGCCGCCATTGTAATGTCCTTCGTTAACCAGGCAGCCcctgatattaaaaagaaactccAGAAGTTAGAAGATCTGGAGGGCAAACAGATACAGGACTTACTCCGTATCGCCCAGCGCGTCTTTAATAACCGGGACGCCCCAGAGGATAAACAACTTAAAGCCACTGAGAAAATGACTAAAGTCTTGGCGGCCATTGTTCAGAAAGATCAAGAGGGCCCCCCAGCCACTCGACCTTCCAGGCGACCATTGGATAGAGATCAATGTGCCTATTGCAAGGAAAAGGGCCACTGGGCTCGGGAATGCCCCAAGAAAAGGCAGCCGCGCCCCAACCAGGGGCAATGGCAACCGAACGCCACCCCAGTCCTGTTTACACATGATACAAAGTAGGGGGGACGGGGTTCGGACCCCCTCCCCGAACCCAGGGTAACCCTACGAGTGGAGGGGAAACCAGTCCAATTCCTGGTGGATACAGGGGCACAGCATTCGGTCTTGGTTAAGCCCCACGGGAAAATTTCTAACAAATCCTCCTGGGTCCAGGGAGCTACGGGAGTCAAACGTTACCTTTGGACCACTCAGAGAACTGTGGACTTGGGCACGGGAAGGGTAACCCATACCTTTCTGGTCATTCCCGATAGCCCTTGCCCCTTACTGGGGAGAGACTTACTCACTAAAATGGGAGCACAAATTCATTTTCGACCAGAGGGGCCAATCGTAACAGACCCTCACGACCAACCCATATCTGTGCTCACCCTGAACTTGGAAGATGAGTACCGACTTCACCAGGAACCACCCTcccaaaatcaagatatagagTTATGGCTTCAGCAGTTCCCCGAAGCATGGGCAGAAACAGGGGGGATGGGACTAGCCAAACACCGCCCAGCCCTATTCATAGAGATCAAACCGGGGGCAGATCCTGCACGTGTCCGACAGTATCCCATGCCCCTAGAGGCCAAGACTGGTATCACTCCTCATATTCGCCGGCTTCTTGACCTGGGGATACTGCGTCCCTGCCAGTCGGCCTGGAATACACCCCTGCTGCCAGTCCGCAAACCTAACAGTAAAGACTACCGCCCAGTGCAGGACCTGAGGGAAGTTAACAGACGGGTCATAGACATCCATCCTACTGTGCCCAATCCATATACTCTTTTGAGCGCCCTTTGTCCAGAAAAACAATGGTATACTGTGCTGGACCTCAAAGATGCCTTTTTTAGTTTACCCTTGGCGCCCAAAAGTCAAGAACTCTTTGCCTTCGAATGGTCAGACCCCGAGAGAGGTATAAACGGACAACTCACCTGGACCAGACTTCCCCAAGGATTCAAAAACTCGCCTACCTTGTTTGATGAGGCCCTACACGAGGATCTCAGTGAGTACCGGAGACAAAACCCCAATGTAACCCTTCTGCAGtatgttgatgatctcttaataGCTGCTGAGACCGCTGAAGCCTGCCTGCAGGGAACCAGAAACCTCCTACGGACTCTCGGCACCCTGGGATACCGAGCCTCTGCCAAGAAAGCACAGATCTGCAGGCCTGAGGTAACTTACCTGGGATACCTATTGAAAGGGGGGCAACGATGGCTCACAGATGCACGGAAGGAAACCGTCCTCCGCATCCCCAGACCCACCACGCCTCGACAGGTGAGGGAATTTTTGGGGTCGGCTGGGTTCTGCCGTTTATGGATACCCAAATTTGCTGAAATGGCCAAACTGCTATACCTAGCCACCAAAGAGCAGACGCCCTTTGAATGGACAGAAGAGGCTGAGCAGTCATTTCAGCAGATCAAAACTGCCTTGCTGTCCGCACCAGCCCTGGGTCTCCCTGATGTCTCCAAGCCCTTCCACCTCTTTGTAGATGAAAGCAAAGGCATAGCTAAGGCCGTGTTGACCCAGCCCCTCGGTCCTTGGCCCCGGCCTGTTGCTTACCTATCAAAAAAATTGGACCCAGTGGCTGCCGGCTGGCCTCCTTGCCTCCGGATGATCGCCGCCACGGCCCTAATGGTAAAGGATGCTGACAAACTAACTATGGGGCAGGAGTTACATGTCACCACCCCCCACGCCATCGACGGGGTTCTCAAACAGCCTCCCGACCGATGGATGAGCAATGCTCGATTGGTCCACTACCAGGGTCTACTGTTAAATCCCCTCAGAATCAGCTACACTCCGCCGCGGGCATTAAACCCTGCCTCCCTATTACCTGACCCAGATTTGGACTCCCCACTCCATGACTGTGCAGAGGTACTGGCCCAGATCCATGGGGTTCGGGAAGACCTACGTGACCAGCCCCTACCGGATGCACAAGTCACATGGTTCACTGACGGCAGCAGCTTTGTCCAGCAAGGTCAGAGGTATGCGGGGGCAGCAGTAACATCAGAAACTGAGGTGATATGGGCAGAGACTCTCCCCCCAGGGACCTCAGCCCAAAaagctgaattaattgccctgacCCAAGCTCTCAAGATGAGCAAAGGCCAAAAAGCCACCATATACACAGACAGCCGGTATGCTTTCGCTACCGCACATATACATGGGGCAATATACCGAGAGCGGGGactactcacagcagagggcaaaGACAtcaagaacaaagaggaaatcctGGCCTTGCTAGCGGCCATATGGGAACCCAAAAAGCTAGCCATTGTACACTGCCTGGGGCATCAAAAACCCACGAATCCAGTCACCCGAGGCAACAATTTGGCAGACCAGACGGCTCGAAAGGCGGCACACACTCCAATACCATTACTTCCCCTGCAACTGCCGTATCCAGGCCCCCGGGAACTACCGCCCCAACCCGACTAGGAGGATGACATCAGATGGATGAGCAAGCTTCCTCTAACCCAGGTTAGAGACGGATGGTGGCGGGACGCTAAAAACAATATCCTCCTTCCTGAGAGACTAGGAACCCTGGTCCTTGAACGGATCCACCGTAGCACCCACTTGGGCGCCCGACGGCTACAGGATCTCATCAGGCAGACtggacttaaaattaaaaatgtctccgAGAAGACTGAACGACTGGTTGCTGACTGTGCAGTCTGCCAACTCCATAATGCCAGCACCCACCCGCCAACCACTGGCATCCGGGAGAGAGGAAACCAGCCTGGAGCCTACTGGGAAGTGGACTTCACGGAGGTAAAGCCTGGCAAATATgggtataaatatttactggtgtTTATAGATACCTTTTCAGGTTGGACTGAGGCATTCCCAACCAAGAATGAGACTGCACGAATAGTAGCTAAGAAGCTACTAGAAGAGATCCTGCCCAGGTATGGCTTTCCAGTTATGATAGGGTCCGACAACGGGCCAGCCTTCGTTTCTAAGGTAAGTCAGGATCTGGCTTCCATACTTGGGGCtaattggaaattacattgtgcaTACCGCCCCTAGAGTTCAGGACAGGTAGAAAGGATGAATAGAACTCTAAAAGAGACCTTGACTAAATTGACCATGGAGACTGGCGCTAACTGGGTAGTCCTACTCCCCTACGCTCTGTTTAGGGTGCGAAATTCCCCCTATAAGCTAGGATTTACTCCCTATGAAATAATGCATGGTAGGCCTCCTCCTATCATCCCTAATCTAAAGACTAACCTTATCCAATTGGACCCAGAAAATAATCTCCTGTCTTCCCTCCAAGCCTTACAGCGGATACACGAGACAATCTGGCCCAAACTAAAAGAGCTATATGCAACAGGACCCCCACCTACTCCACACCAGCTCCGGCCAGGTGACTGGGTCCTTGTCAAACGCCATCGACAAGAGACCCTAGAACCCAGGTGGAAAGGACCTTACCAGATCATCCTGACAACGCCGACAGCCATTAAGGTGGACAGCATAGCTGCCTGGATCCATCACACGCACGTCAAGCCGGTGGACCCATTTTCTGACCTCATCAAGTCCACTAAAGCTGACGTCACCTGGACTGTTGATCGGAGTAAGAACAATCCCCTCAAACTGACTTTGCGCCGTACCCTCCCCCATGATGACCAAGGTACTGCTGATAGCCCTAATGATAGTCCTAACCCTCAACCCTCGGGCCACGAGGGGAGGATTCGGCCCTCCCCCCAATAA